Proteins encoded by one window of Phycisphaeraceae bacterium:
- a CDS encoding DUF5110 domain-containing protein — MTHKTLLISIHWALTGVFAAPSVTAQVVAESIAERTVRFHADSEARDAAFPSMALHKPFPALEAGITDFPVLVDFGQSDDRWTATVVIEPGTTLYGTGQAAGPLRRNGRIIETWNTDAYGYQDGDQSLYTAHPWVLAVRADGTAFGVLADTTYRCQVDLTTNIVFRAAGPAQPVIVMDGDSPHDVMRRLGELTGTITMPPKWAIGYHQCRYSYEPESRVLEIAEEFRSRNIPADVIWMDIDYMDGYRCFTFDPVKFPNPARLNAKLAEQGFHNVWMIDPGLKREQGYSVYDSGAAIDAWVKTSTGQVYIGEVWPGVCVFPDYTNVSVRDWWASLYKPFMAHGISGVWNDMNEPAVFNTPTKTMPETNWHNADEALGGPGPHARFHNVYGMLMVKATREGVMAANPEVRPFVLSRANFMGGHRYAATWTGDNSANWYHVDVSIPMTLNLGLSGQPFCGPDIGGFAGNGDGDMFARWIGYGALLPFARGHTGKGNIDKEPWAFGEAVEATSRRALERRYRLMPYFYTLFREASLTGMPIARPTFFADPTDPALRSEDDSFLLGDALLVVAQIQPARDRVSVLPSPVAGVAWREFDFESFDGGRDSKDPDQPRLLLRPGSIIPAGPVMNYVDEVPLDPLTLIIYLDAESSARGELYEDKGDGWEYLDGQFLHSIYEAESDGSQVTIRLVNAEGDMPRPARTLHVRLLMPDGTERTAVGRDGSNVTILLD; from the coding sequence ATGACCCACAAAACCCTCCTCATTTCGATTCATTGGGCGTTGACTGGCGTTTTCGCAGCACCATCCGTTACAGCACAGGTCGTGGCCGAGTCCATCGCGGAGCGAACCGTCCGGTTTCATGCTGATTCGGAGGCACGCGACGCCGCCTTCCCCTCCATGGCCCTTCACAAGCCATTCCCCGCTCTTGAAGCCGGCATCACCGACTTCCCGGTGCTCGTCGACTTCGGCCAAAGTGACGATCGGTGGACCGCGACCGTCGTAATCGAACCTGGCACCACGCTCTATGGCACAGGACAGGCTGCCGGGCCGCTCCGCCGCAACGGCCGAATCATCGAGACATGGAACACCGACGCCTATGGCTATCAGGATGGCGATCAGAGTCTGTACACCGCGCATCCCTGGGTGCTGGCCGTACGGGCCGACGGCACGGCGTTCGGGGTTCTTGCCGACACCACATACCGATGCCAAGTCGATCTGACGACAAACATTGTCTTTCGTGCTGCAGGGCCTGCGCAGCCCGTGATCGTGATGGATGGCGATTCGCCGCACGATGTCATGCGGCGCCTCGGCGAACTCACAGGCACCATCACGATGCCCCCCAAATGGGCCATCGGCTATCACCAGTGTCGTTATTCCTATGAGCCTGAATCGCGCGTTCTTGAAATCGCAGAAGAATTTCGTTCTCGCAATATCCCAGCCGACGTCATCTGGATGGACATCGACTACATGGATGGCTATCGCTGTTTCACCTTTGACCCCGTCAAGTTCCCCAACCCCGCAAGGCTCAATGCCAAACTCGCTGAGCAAGGCTTTCACAACGTCTGGATGATCGATCCGGGTCTCAAGAGGGAACAAGGCTACAGCGTCTACGACTCCGGCGCAGCCATAGACGCTTGGGTCAAGACAAGCACCGGGCAGGTCTACATCGGAGAGGTCTGGCCGGGTGTCTGTGTTTTCCCTGACTACACCAACGTCTCGGTCCGCGACTGGTGGGCCTCGTTATACAAGCCATTCATGGCTCACGGAATTTCCGGCGTCTGGAACGACATGAACGAACCCGCCGTCTTCAACACACCCACCAAGACCATGCCCGAGACCAACTGGCATAACGCCGACGAGGCTCTTGGAGGCCCCGGCCCGCACGCACGCTTTCACAACGTCTACGGCATGCTCATGGTCAAGGCAACGCGCGAGGGGGTCATGGCAGCCAACCCCGAAGTTCGTCCCTTCGTCCTCAGCCGCGCCAACTTCATGGGTGGCCATCGCTACGCTGCGACATGGACCGGTGACAACAGCGCCAACTGGTACCATGTGGACGTCTCAATTCCCATGACACTCAATCTCGGCTTGAGCGGGCAACCCTTCTGTGGCCCGGACATCGGTGGGTTCGCAGGCAACGGCGATGGAGACATGTTCGCCCGTTGGATCGGGTACGGTGCTCTCCTTCCCTTTGCCCGAGGCCATACCGGCAAAGGCAACATTGACAAGGAGCCATGGGCGTTTGGCGAAGCCGTGGAGGCAACCTCACGCCGCGCCCTCGAACGTCGATACCGTCTCATGCCGTACTTCTACACGCTCTTCCGCGAAGCGTCGCTCACCGGCATGCCGATCGCACGACCCACGTTCTTTGCCGATCCGACAGATCCCGCGCTTCGCTCCGAGGATGATTCGTTTCTGCTCGGCGATGCCTTGCTTGTCGTGGCGCAGATCCAGCCCGCACGCGATCGAGTCAGCGTGCTCCCCTCTCCTGTTGCCGGCGTTGCGTGGCGCGAGTTTGACTTTGAAAGTTTCGATGGCGGACGCGACTCGAAGGATCCCGATCAACCACGCCTTCTGCTTCGGCCAGGATCGATCATTCCCGCCGGCCCCGTCATGAACTACGTCGATGAGGTTCCACTCGATCCCTTGACGCTCATCATTTATCTTGACGCCGAAAGCTCTGCCCGCGGCGAACTCTACGAAGACAAAGGCGACGGCTGGGAGTACCTCGACGGGCAGTTCCTCCATTCGATCTACGAAGCGGAATCAGATGGCTCGCAGGTCACGATTCGCCTTGTCAACGCTGAAGGCGACATGCCGCGCCCTGCGCGCACGCTCCACGTTCGCCTGCTCATGCCCGACGGCACCGAACGCACCGCAGTCGGTCGCGATGGAAGCAACGTCACGATCCTGCTGGACTGA
- a CDS encoding sugar ABC transporter ATP-binding protein: MAREQQARQASHGEMMAQDHNILLTAERISKRFGITQALNNVSVSFRNGEVHALMGENGAGKSTLGKVIAGLHKQDEGVVTIAGRVLKPGSIDDAFSAGVRIVHQELAQCPNLSVAENLCLHDLPRLRFGTVDRARMRERAAKLVHRLEPSIDVDAELGTLSPGLRQICQIASALEEEVRPGCEKARVIVFDEPTSSLSIAETEKLLEIVRSLAREGLTIIYVSHRMGEIYACCDRVTVLRDGAFVATSDVSSTPEPDLVEQMIGRRLETPTGRIRTPGGEAATLRAMGGSGPRQDVPHDAPRTFEVIGMNSPGKLRDVSFSVRAGEVLGIGGLVGSGRSELLNAIFALDSQRSGVIRLEGVEIDTRTPQKLIAAGVGYVPEDRRVQGLFFDLGVAENIVVPYMQRLAAAIGMRSLPKERTLVTQCLDEFRVKSASPSSLPNELSGGNQQKLLIARWMQKDAKVLLLDEPTRGIDIGTKAEIYRLIHAAADRGVAIVLVSSEMPELLALSDRVLVMAEGTVRGELTGDEMTQRNILTLATREARPAMAAG; encoded by the coding sequence GTGGCACGCGAGCAACAGGCTCGGCAAGCATCGCACGGCGAGATGATGGCTCAGGACCACAACATTCTGCTGACGGCCGAGCGCATCTCGAAACGATTCGGGATCACGCAGGCGCTGAACAATGTTTCGGTGTCATTTCGCAACGGCGAAGTGCACGCCCTCATGGGTGAGAATGGCGCCGGCAAGAGCACGCTGGGCAAGGTCATTGCCGGATTGCACAAGCAGGACGAAGGGGTCGTGACCATCGCCGGGCGCGTGCTCAAGCCCGGGTCGATTGATGATGCATTTTCTGCGGGCGTGCGCATCGTCCATCAGGAACTCGCGCAGTGCCCGAACCTTTCGGTGGCGGAGAACTTGTGCCTGCATGATCTGCCACGGTTGCGGTTTGGCACGGTTGATCGTGCGCGCATGCGCGAGCGTGCCGCGAAACTTGTGCATCGGCTTGAACCTTCGATTGATGTGGATGCGGAGTTGGGCACACTCTCGCCAGGGTTGCGGCAGATTTGTCAGATCGCGTCGGCTCTCGAAGAAGAGGTTCGACCCGGGTGCGAGAAGGCGCGCGTGATTGTGTTCGATGAGCCTACCAGTTCGCTTTCGATCGCTGAGACGGAGAAGTTGCTCGAAATCGTGCGGTCCCTGGCGCGAGAGGGGCTGACGATTATTTATGTCTCGCACCGAATGGGCGAGATTTATGCGTGCTGTGATCGGGTGACGGTGCTGCGCGATGGGGCGTTTGTCGCGACGAGCGATGTGAGTTCGACACCCGAGCCGGATCTTGTGGAGCAGATGATCGGTCGTCGGCTGGAGACACCAACGGGCAGGATTCGCACGCCTGGCGGCGAAGCGGCGACGCTTCGTGCGATGGGTGGAAGCGGGCCGAGGCAGGACGTGCCGCACGATGCGCCACGCACCTTCGAAGTGATCGGCATGAACTCGCCGGGAAAACTCAGGGATGTGTCGTTTTCGGTGCGGGCTGGCGAGGTGCTTGGCATCGGAGGGCTTGTTGGATCGGGTCGGTCTGAACTTCTCAATGCGATCTTTGCGCTCGATTCTCAGCGATCGGGTGTCATTCGCCTTGAGGGGGTTGAGATTGACACTCGCACGCCGCAAAAACTGATCGCTGCGGGTGTCGGCTATGTGCCGGAGGATCGCCGTGTGCAGGGCTTGTTCTTCGACCTTGGTGTGGCGGAGAACATTGTTGTGCCTTACATGCAGAGACTGGCAGCCGCAATCGGTATGAGAAGCCTGCCGAAGGAACGCACGCTCGTGACGCAGTGCCTTGATGAGTTTCGCGTCAAGTCCGCTTCACCATCGTCGCTGCCCAATGAACTCTCGGGCGGCAACCAGCAGAAATTGCTGATCGCGCGGTGGATGCAGAAGGATGCCAAAGTCTTGCTTCTTGATGAACCAACACGCGGCATCGATATTGGCACCAAGGCCGAGATCTATCGACTCATTCACGCTGCGGCCGACCGGGGCGTTGCGATTGTGCTGGTGTCGTCGGAAATGCCCGAGTTGCTGGCCCTTTCCGATCGTGTGTTGGTGATGGCTGAAGGAACAGTTCGTGGCGAACTGACGGGCGACGAGATGACGCAACGCAACATCCTCACGCTCGCGACACGTGAGGCCCGACCTGCCATGGCTGCGGGATGA
- a CDS encoding substrate-binding domain-containing protein, translating to MNMQRMFRGVTVALAAATLTLAGCSEKKSPTPNQSGQSGSPSPERYVIGVVAKSQNNPVFKAARVGAEDAARDLSEKYGIDVQIRWQTPDTENAQQQAQYIEQLVAAGVNGIAVSCIDANLLTSVLRDAVSKGITVMTFDSDAPNSGRMAYYGVDDRAAGAAVMKSLAQEMGENGVVAVLAGNQAATNLQSRVAGVREEAAKYSGIRIIDVYYHVETANDAAARMQSVQNANPEISGWALVGGWPLYTDNALDGIHERAKVVSLDPLPLPLGYLKKGQVQVLIGQPYHGWGYESVTHIVERLHNAVAPPAEFIYADFDVVTSENVEEFEAKWSVWNRD from the coding sequence ATGAACATGCAGCGAATGTTTCGAGGTGTAACGGTTGCGTTGGCAGCAGCAACACTGACGCTCGCGGGATGCTCGGAGAAGAAGTCACCGACGCCGAATCAGAGCGGGCAATCCGGTTCACCGAGCCCAGAGCGTTATGTGATCGGCGTGGTCGCCAAGAGCCAGAACAACCCGGTGTTCAAGGCTGCACGTGTCGGGGCCGAGGACGCTGCGCGGGATCTGAGCGAGAAGTACGGCATCGATGTGCAGATCCGCTGGCAGACGCCGGACACCGAAAATGCGCAGCAGCAGGCACAGTACATCGAGCAACTTGTGGCGGCTGGCGTCAATGGAATCGCCGTGTCGTGCATTGATGCGAATCTGCTGACATCCGTGCTGCGCGATGCCGTGTCGAAGGGCATCACGGTGATGACGTTTGACTCTGATGCACCGAACTCGGGGCGCATGGCGTACTACGGCGTGGATGACAGGGCTGCGGGCGCGGCGGTGATGAAGTCGCTTGCGCAGGAAATGGGAGAGAACGGGGTCGTCGCCGTGCTGGCAGGAAATCAGGCCGCGACCAACCTCCAATCGCGAGTCGCAGGAGTCCGCGAGGAAGCAGCAAAATATTCGGGAATTCGAATCATCGATGTGTACTACCACGTTGAGACAGCCAACGACGCGGCTGCGCGAATGCAGTCGGTGCAGAACGCGAACCCGGAGATTTCCGGCTGGGCCCTGGTCGGTGGTTGGCCGTTGTATACGGACAATGCGCTGGACGGGATTCACGAACGTGCGAAGGTGGTTTCGCTCGACCCGCTGCCTCTGCCATTGGGATATCTCAAGAAGGGGCAGGTGCAGGTGTTGATCGGGCAGCCATATCACGGGTGGGGGTATGAGTCTGTGACGCACATCGTCGAGCGGCTGCACAATGCTGTTGCGCCCCCAGCCGAATTCATCTATGCGGATTTTGATGTCGTGACGAGCGAGAATGTCGAGGAATTTGAAGCCAAGTGGAGCGTGTGGAACCGCGATTAA
- a CDS encoding ABC transporter permease, whose product MANASELKKTGSHKRSILAHAASAQESGLAIVIVLMMIALTVFGGSKSVTKRFEIGSGSVVVVIDSEGNESRPGTVPQRLVSHTIVRDADGGEREFDATWSYVEASGSRALLTTKKANKFFEKTNLTLVAKDASFIAVMAVGMTAVIILAGIDLSVGSIYALAGILGALALNKLGVGASGLTAIGVGLLVCVGVGAVCGLANGVMIVGLRVHPFVITLGMMAALRGITIIIPQRVLGEQSVAGFSEAFTRGFFKKEFFGVYPVPVMFMIAVALAGWFMLTRTVLGRRVFAVGGNETAARYAGIPVGRVKIWVYLLMGMLAGLSACMALGYYGSAETGSGSAYELQVIAAAVIGGASLMGGRGSALGAVLGAIIIQLIDNAMIIFNIDQSWNRVVMGGAIIVAVVIDQAKRKFSAARG is encoded by the coding sequence ATGGCAAATGCATCTGAACTCAAGAAAACTGGCAGTCACAAGCGTTCGATTCTGGCGCACGCGGCTTCGGCTCAGGAATCGGGCCTGGCCATCGTGATCGTCCTGATGATGATCGCGCTGACTGTCTTTGGCGGGTCCAAGTCAGTGACGAAGCGGTTTGAGATCGGGTCGGGCAGTGTGGTGGTAGTCATTGACAGCGAAGGAAACGAGTCAAGGCCCGGAACTGTGCCACAGCGACTGGTTTCACACACGATCGTGCGGGATGCGGATGGTGGGGAACGTGAGTTTGACGCGACGTGGTCGTATGTCGAAGCCTCTGGATCGCGTGCCTTACTGACGACGAAAAAGGCCAACAAGTTCTTCGAGAAAACAAATCTGACACTGGTGGCCAAGGACGCGAGTTTTATCGCGGTGATGGCTGTGGGCATGACTGCGGTGATCATTCTCGCGGGCATTGATCTCTCGGTGGGGTCGATCTATGCACTGGCAGGAATTCTTGGCGCTCTTGCGCTCAACAAGCTTGGCGTTGGCGCGAGCGGGCTGACAGCGATCGGAGTGGGTCTGCTGGTCTGTGTGGGTGTGGGCGCAGTGTGCGGGCTTGCCAATGGCGTGATGATCGTGGGGTTGCGTGTTCATCCCTTTGTCATCACATTGGGGATGATGGCTGCACTGCGCGGCATCACGATCATCATTCCGCAGCGTGTGCTTGGAGAGCAGTCTGTCGCAGGATTCTCGGAGGCATTTACACGCGGATTCTTCAAGAAAGAGTTCTTCGGGGTGTATCCGGTGCCTGTGATGTTCATGATCGCGGTGGCGCTGGCAGGTTGGTTCATGCTCACGCGGACCGTGCTTGGACGGCGTGTGTTTGCCGTCGGAGGGAATGAAACCGCTGCTCGATATGCGGGAATTCCGGTCGGGCGTGTCAAGATCTGGGTGTATCTGCTGATGGGAATGCTGGCGGGGTTGAGCGCGTGCATGGCGCTGGGGTACTACGGCTCGGCCGAGACTGGTTCAGGCTCGGCGTACGAACTTCAGGTGATCGCAGCGGCGGTAATTGGTGGCGCGTCGCTGATGGGTGGGCGCGGGTCGGCGCTTGGGGCTGTGCTTGGTGCGATCATTATCCAGTTAATCGATAACGCCATGATCATCTTCAACATCGATCAGAGCTGGAACCGCGTGGTGATGGGCGGGGCCATCATCGTGGCGGTGGTGATCGATCAAGCCAAGCGGAAATTTTCGGCGGCCCGAGGATAG
- a CDS encoding transglutaminase domain-containing protein — protein MNAIRAQRWVGLLLAMAAITSYCLADGNLVLFLLAVPGAVVGWVFTMAPRGRPLPRIIINLILLVILGYTLVSMTARGFSVSTVCEVITFILMAKILDRRSQRDFGQVVSISAFLLVGTILTSNGLGVGVLLVMSLLLLAGATILHQIARHVEISAGVMPARVPMGRHFRRDVRRLVFCSTVVGLLISIGVFLVVPRRLGAGLFGEWGNAAVGQVTGFADEVELGTPGLISQSAVPVLDLQVFNDRGVSLGGTGVVHYLRGAVLDSYENGRWLRSRESGDRGFRQRTDHLLSPMLLADEPRRWNIEQRVTVRNAGASRSHLFASWRPVRLTAHQPTFIHTAPDGTILRESESGKFEYTVYSIDRESPTRYVGRQTWGEITPLDSPSLDMSRFAELASEILGRADVPVDPGLREIGDFERGAVAMEQYFLDGFVYTLEAEVVPRRQDPTEWFLFTHRAGHCEYFASAMAVLCRSVGINARVITGFVATEYNEATGHYLVRQSNAHAWVEVEIGPGVWRTFDPTPPSDFQRVHEVSQSWLARAQRMFDAVEFAWIRAVVSFDAEKQTSFVRSAFGFEWSPDRQFDQFAERLRRKDPREIAGLVIVFMMMVAGATLLLVMLVRSRHALARLVRDLWLSLSWSSVDATAGLNARFLRELRRRGAAKPAHVPLLTHVIEKREVWSLEGGREAEAIAVLLYSLKFRESQSSVIREVSVRLKRLRKM, from the coding sequence ATGAATGCCATTCGCGCCCAGCGCTGGGTCGGGTTGCTGCTTGCGATGGCTGCGATCACGTCGTACTGCCTTGCGGACGGGAATCTGGTGCTGTTTCTGCTTGCGGTTCCTGGGGCTGTGGTGGGATGGGTGTTTACGATGGCGCCGCGCGGCCGGCCTTTGCCTCGCATCATCATCAATCTGATTCTGCTGGTGATTCTGGGGTACACGCTGGTGTCGATGACGGCTCGAGGTTTCTCGGTGTCCACCGTGTGCGAAGTCATCACGTTCATCTTGATGGCAAAGATTCTGGATCGACGTTCGCAGCGGGACTTTGGGCAAGTGGTTTCGATCTCTGCATTTTTGCTGGTCGGAACGATCTTGACAAGCAACGGGCTTGGAGTTGGCGTGCTGCTGGTGATGAGCCTGCTGCTGCTTGCTGGTGCGACGATTTTGCATCAGATAGCGAGGCATGTGGAGATTTCGGCCGGCGTAATGCCTGCTCGGGTGCCGATGGGACGCCACTTCCGACGGGATGTGCGTCGATTGGTTTTCTGCTCCACGGTCGTCGGGCTGCTGATCAGCATTGGTGTGTTTCTGGTGGTGCCTAGACGGCTTGGCGCGGGGCTGTTCGGAGAATGGGGAAATGCAGCGGTCGGGCAGGTGACGGGATTTGCGGACGAGGTTGAGCTGGGGACGCCGGGGTTGATCTCGCAATCGGCAGTTCCAGTGCTCGATTTGCAGGTGTTCAACGATCGCGGGGTTTCACTGGGTGGTACTGGCGTGGTGCATTATCTGCGCGGCGCGGTGCTGGACAGCTATGAGAATGGGCGATGGCTGCGTTCTCGTGAGAGCGGAGACCGGGGATTTCGGCAGCGGACGGATCATCTGCTTTCGCCGATGTTGCTTGCCGACGAGCCACGGCGTTGGAATATCGAGCAGCGTGTGACCGTGCGCAATGCCGGGGCTTCGAGATCGCACTTGTTTGCGTCCTGGAGACCTGTGCGATTGACGGCGCATCAGCCGACATTCATTCACACAGCACCTGACGGTACAATTTTGCGTGAGAGCGAAAGCGGAAAGTTCGAGTACACGGTGTACTCGATCGATCGAGAATCGCCGACGCGATATGTGGGTCGGCAGACTTGGGGAGAAATCACTCCGCTCGATTCGCCTTCGCTGGATATGTCGCGATTTGCTGAACTGGCGTCGGAAATACTCGGCCGCGCTGATGTTCCGGTGGATCCGGGATTGCGTGAGATCGGTGACTTTGAGCGCGGCGCGGTGGCGATGGAGCAGTACTTTCTTGATGGCTTTGTGTACACGCTCGAAGCAGAGGTGGTGCCGCGCAGGCAAGATCCGACGGAGTGGTTCCTGTTCACCCATCGTGCGGGGCATTGCGAGTACTTTGCGTCGGCCATGGCGGTGTTGTGCCGGAGCGTGGGGATTAATGCGCGCGTGATCACCGGGTTTGTGGCTACGGAGTACAACGAAGCGACGGGGCACTACCTCGTGCGGCAATCGAATGCCCACGCGTGGGTTGAGGTGGAGATCGGCCCGGGGGTCTGGAGGACATTTGATCCGACTCCGCCTTCCGATTTTCAGAGAGTGCATGAAGTTTCGCAGTCATGGCTAGCACGTGCGCAGCGGATGTTTGACGCTGTGGAGTTTGCGTGGATTCGCGCGGTGGTCAGTTTTGATGCGGAAAAACAGACGTCGTTTGTGCGATCGGCATTCGGGTTTGAGTGGAGCCCGGACAGACAGTTTGACCAGTTCGCTGAACGGCTGAGAAGGAAAGACCCGCGTGAGATCGCTGGGCTTGTGATTGTGTTCATGATGATGGTGGCCGGAGCCACGCTGCTGCTGGTCATGCTGGTGCGGTCGAGGCATGCGCTCGCGCGGCTCGTACGCGATTTGTGGTTGTCGCTCTCGTGGTCTTCGGTGGATGCGACTGCCGGTTTGAATGCCAGGTTTCTGCGAGAGCTGCGTCGGCGAGGTGCGGCCAAGCCGGCTCATGTGCCCTTGCTCACACACGTGATCGAGAAGCGTGAAGTGTGGAGCCTCGAAGGGGGCCGTGAGGCTGAGGCCATTGCGGTCCTTTTGTATAGCCTCAAATTCCGTGAGTCGCAAAGCTCGGTCATTCGCGAGGTCTCTGTGAGACTGAAGCGACTGCGGAAGATGTGA
- a CDS encoding DUF58 domain-containing protein, translated as MIARGPTESGSSLLAKPVRRRYDLHPPGLMFVFTAVFLAIGAFNSQNNLLFWAFGLAVGAVVISGVVSGMPLMSVRLAREPIGRGQGGHATTLAYRVENGSRSWPVFALTIEEKFETGANGRKSVRARTGIAHAGPGEVLVASATVHGLNRGRYALSTVVVSTTFPFGLIRKSLVFELPGVLLVRPAVAGLRREVSQVLMSPGLQSLRSRNVAGSGDEFFGLREYAPGDPIRTIAWKASARTETLVVRQTMTPAPPRIWIGLDKPNESVSAFSMESAISLVASLAMHADRIGLSPGVVIGWAGFESEPAEASGAIGRLLDALAQLDPDTDANEPTKHGLADVTVGFGSGGSEQRIDGSDPSDWAADEITVFVPEVTKRTGWRRLMRRAGAKA; from the coding sequence ATGATTGCCCGAGGACCAACGGAATCCGGGAGTAGTCTGCTGGCAAAGCCGGTGCGCCGGCGGTATGACCTGCATCCGCCGGGTTTGATGTTTGTGTTTACGGCTGTGTTCCTTGCGATCGGAGCGTTCAACAGTCAGAACAACCTGTTGTTCTGGGCGTTCGGGCTCGCCGTGGGCGCCGTTGTGATCTCGGGAGTGGTCAGCGGCATGCCCTTGATGTCGGTGCGTCTGGCGCGTGAACCAATCGGGCGCGGGCAGGGCGGACACGCGACGACACTTGCGTATCGGGTCGAAAATGGAAGCCGATCGTGGCCGGTGTTTGCACTGACAATCGAGGAAAAGTTCGAGACCGGAGCCAATGGGCGCAAGTCTGTTCGCGCGCGGACGGGCATCGCGCACGCAGGACCCGGCGAGGTGCTGGTTGCAAGCGCAACAGTGCATGGGCTCAATCGCGGGCGTTATGCGCTTTCGACCGTGGTGGTTTCGACGACGTTTCCTTTTGGGTTGATTCGCAAGTCGTTGGTGTTTGAGCTGCCCGGGGTGCTGTTGGTGCGGCCTGCGGTTGCGGGACTGCGTCGCGAGGTCTCACAGGTGTTGATGAGCCCTGGGCTGCAAAGCCTGCGCAGCCGAAATGTCGCGGGTTCGGGCGATGAGTTCTTCGGATTGCGCGAGTATGCCCCCGGAGATCCGATACGCACGATTGCGTGGAAGGCATCGGCCCGGACAGAAACGCTTGTGGTGCGGCAGACGATGACGCCCGCGCCGCCTCGAATATGGATTGGACTGGACAAGCCGAATGAAAGTGTGAGTGCTTTCTCGATGGAAAGTGCGATTTCGCTTGTGGCGAGTCTGGCAATGCACGCCGATCGAATCGGGCTCAGCCCGGGGGTTGTGATCGGGTGGGCCGGTTTCGAGTCGGAACCTGCGGAGGCTTCGGGCGCGATTGGGAGACTGCTCGACGCGCTGGCGCAACTTGATCCTGATACCGATGCGAATGAACCAACGAAGCACGGCTTGGCAGATGTCACGGTTGGCTTCGGCTCGGGAGGCAGTGAACAGCGCATTGATGGGTCGGATCCAAGTGACTGGGCGGCAGATGAGATCACGGTGTTTGTGCCTGAGGTGACAAAGCGCACTGGATGGCGCCGATTGATGCGCAGGGCAGGGGCCAAAGCATGA
- the scpB gene encoding SMC-Scp complex subunit ScpB: protein MSAASTENPVVSSIDGQRFLASVEAIVLSLDRPVPSVRIAEGLAAAGIGEASEESVERAIAELNEQYAQSGRSFRIEHVAGGHRLMTLPEHASVIAAFRQARASGRLSRAALETLSIIAYEQPMTRARLEAIRGVACGEILRSLIERKFITIKGRAEELGRPMLYGTTKQFLDAFGLASTKDLPSMDELRQGEWHGESA from the coding sequence ATGAGTGCTGCGTCAACAGAGAACCCGGTCGTTTCGTCGATTGATGGGCAGCGTTTTCTCGCATCAGTGGAAGCGATCGTGCTGAGTCTGGATCGCCCGGTGCCTTCTGTGCGGATCGCGGAAGGGCTCGCGGCGGCGGGCATCGGGGAAGCGAGCGAAGAGTCGGTTGAACGCGCGATCGCCGAACTCAACGAGCAATACGCGCAGAGCGGAAGGTCGTTCCGCATTGAGCATGTTGCGGGAGGCCATCGGTTGATGACGCTGCCTGAGCATGCGAGCGTGATCGCGGCGTTTCGACAAGCGCGCGCGTCGGGGCGGCTGAGCCGGGCGGCGCTCGAGACCCTGTCGATCATTGCCTATGAGCAACCGATGACTCGTGCGCGGCTCGAGGCGATTCGAGGCGTCGCGTGCGGAGAGATTCTGCGGTCACTGATCGAACGAAAGTTCATCACGATCAAGGGTCGAGCCGAGGAATTGGGTCGGCCGATGTTGTATGGAACGACCAAGCAGTTTCTCGATGCGTTCGGGCTGGCGTCGACGAAGGATCTGCCGAGCATGGATGAACTGCGGCAAGGCGAATGGCACGGAGAAAGCGCATGA
- a CDS encoding queuosine precursor transporter, with protein MLSPLPSQQYKYEGLSRLDEPTLHRRREGVFLICAGFFLGTLTMLNILGITRFIKLFEINHDGDPSTPAIVFAVAVGVLPYPLTFLCTDFISELFGRRRASLVVWVGFLLNLWVVAILWIGGSLPGFGELDPVTNMPPLPQWDPVKSAYIETGWTFFQVRNLAFGAVAASMIAYLIAQLVDVHVFHFWKRVTKGRHLWLRNNGSTLVSQLVDTFAVILITHFYAHALPINDAQALWPQLFLFIVTGYAFKFAAALFDTIPFYIGSRALARFLRLPPPNVIAEHAPGAEVEAGVG; from the coding sequence ATGCTCAGCCCACTCCCCAGCCAGCAATACAAGTATGAAGGGCTCTCGCGGCTCGATGAACCAACCCTTCACCGCCGGCGAGAAGGCGTGTTTCTCATTTGCGCCGGGTTCTTCCTGGGCACCCTCACGATGCTCAACATCCTCGGCATCACACGCTTTATCAAACTCTTCGAAATCAATCATGATGGCGACCCATCCACTCCAGCGATCGTTTTCGCCGTCGCTGTGGGTGTCCTTCCGTATCCGCTGACTTTCCTCTGCACCGACTTCATCAGCGAGCTCTTTGGAAGGCGTCGCGCGAGTCTCGTCGTCTGGGTTGGGTTTCTCCTGAATCTCTGGGTCGTCGCCATCCTCTGGATCGGGGGCTCCCTGCCCGGCTTCGGCGAGCTCGATCCGGTGACCAACATGCCGCCTCTCCCGCAATGGGATCCGGTCAAGTCCGCCTACATCGAAACCGGCTGGACGTTCTTCCAGGTCCGCAATCTCGCCTTCGGCGCTGTCGCCGCATCCATGATCGCCTACCTCATCGCCCAACTCGTCGATGTTCACGTCTTCCACTTCTGGAAGCGTGTCACCAAAGGCAGGCATCTCTGGTTGCGCAACAATGGCTCAACGCTCGTGAGTCAACTCGTCGATACCTTCGCCGTCATCCTTATCACACACTTCTACGCGCATGCTCTCCCCATCAACGATGCTCAGGCCCTCTGGCCTCAACTCTTTCTCTTCATCGTTACCGGCTACGCCTTCAAGTTCGCAGCTGCGCTCTTCGATACCATTCCCTTCTACATCGGGTCGCGCGCTCTTGCACGCTTCCTGCGTCTCCCGCCGCCCAATGTCATCGCAGAGCATGCGCCCGGAGCGGAAGTCGAAGCAGGTGTCGGTTAA